One genomic window of Prochlorococcus marinus str. NATL2A includes the following:
- a CDS encoding response regulator transcription factor, translating into MSDPNPSTQEVSQTPRILLVDDEPGLRTAVQAYLEDEGFQVTTAVDGEEGWEKAQKMIPDVIISDVMMPRCDGYGLLKKIREDERLGGTPVIFLTAKGMTADRTQGYQAGVDDYMPKPFDPDELVARVKNVVQRQERLLTEAARFANADVGQMAKQITEIKSMLSHGDKNHSRKDDSIPNFTPREASVLQLVAEGLMNKEIARQLETSIRNVEKYVSRLFIKTGTSSRTELVRYALENHLVT; encoded by the coding sequence ATGAGTGACCCCAATCCATCAACACAAGAAGTTTCTCAAACTCCAAGGATATTACTTGTCGATGACGAACCCGGTTTAAGAACTGCTGTTCAGGCCTATCTTGAAGATGAAGGATTTCAAGTTACAACCGCTGTCGATGGAGAAGAGGGATGGGAAAAAGCTCAAAAAATGATCCCTGATGTAATTATCAGTGACGTCATGATGCCTAGATGTGATGGTTATGGGCTTTTAAAAAAAATTAGAGAAGATGAAAGACTTGGAGGTACACCTGTCATTTTCCTTACTGCTAAAGGTATGACTGCTGATAGGACTCAGGGTTATCAAGCGGGTGTAGACGATTACATGCCAAAACCATTTGATCCAGATGAGCTAGTTGCAAGAGTTAAGAATGTAGTTCAGCGGCAAGAGCGACTATTAACTGAAGCAGCCAGATTTGCTAATGCTGATGTTGGCCAAATGGCAAAACAGATTACAGAAATAAAATCAATGCTTAGCCATGGGGATAAAAACCACTCACGCAAAGATGATTCGATTCCTAATTTCACCCCAAGAGAGGCAAGCGTTTTGCAACTAGTAGCGGAAGGTTTAATGAACAAAGAAATTGCAAGACAACTTGAGACTTCTATCCGCAATGTAGAGAAATATGTGAGTCGATTATTTATTAAAACCGGTACTTCCAGTAGAACAGAACTAGTTAGATATGCACTTGAAAATCATTTAGTTACCTAA